The Pyrus communis chromosome 5, drPyrComm1.1, whole genome shotgun sequence region ggagaggtgtggtgcggtttggaaagaaggggaagttgagtcccagatacatcggaccgtacatagtcacagaaagagttggtgaggtagcttacaggttggagttgcctccggagttggctaaagtgcataacgtttttcacgtgtctatgctccgacattacgttgctgatccattgcatgtgatacctcctcaaccgttagagataaatccagatttgacgtacgacgaggaaccgttaacgatcttagattggaaagagaaggttctgaggaacaaaacggtgaatttggtgaaagttttgtggaggaatcattcggttgaagaagcgacatgggagacagaaaataggatgagggatttgtatcctagattgtttttcgatcactaggggttatatgtggttgttttgaatttcgggacgaaattctattaaggtgggtaggttgtaacatcccgttcCGGGATTTTTAAAACTTACGcgtgaatttacaattttatcCCCCTAGTTGTTTctacgtgtagttttgtgttgtgtggtgtagtaggaccacacacacactcatacacctcgtttcactctcccgggattccctccctcttttccctcattcctgtctcttctctgtctctcctttctttctttctctctctctctcactctccccgagttcttcttcttcctctacacacggacacacatacaaacctactcaaatcttcaccaaacaagaaaccaagaccaccatcgtgttcgtggagctgagaggagttcaaaggtgccattttcaggtaagaatatagatgttttcacgtcgatatcacaatggccgaattattgcactgttcatgcaaacctaatctagcttgttttaggagattctaagcttgtagatgtgtttgtgaggtcccaaggagcctcggagtggttcgttgggtgaatttggacgttgggaaggctaggttcgaagttggccgaacttggatcgttgttgcaggtgagattctttgatttttaggccttaaaactagtctaacgttgttctactagttctaagcttcattttggtataaagatcgtgaaaaatggttgaaaaacgaaggagaaaacaaggtttgaaaattacccagttttccggcgccgtcgccggcgccggaggttcgccggagaagaaagaggaatattccgttaagtctaacggaatattcctaacggcagtggacggaatctggttagatttgacggaatattccgttagttgacggaatattcctgacggcgtcaactgacgccgtcagtgtgcagtgcacgtgggccgcgcgtgggggcgcgtaggtccgtgcggggtcaggcgcgtgggggcgcgtgcgtggtccaaaaatttttctaaaaatatgtgtgtgatcctgaggttgtgtagatcacattggtatattcaattgtccaaattgagcaatgtatgagaagttattacgagaagttgcttaggtgcttttaaattaatgttttcgtaactttgtcgcgtataggtgattcgttttccgaagacgagcgtacgcactcgaggcaggggggctacgacccttctaattatcagtgagtgggcttttgttttccgtatatacctatatacctctaaattcccagaaatagaatagaaaaggttatttgttttatgccatgcatcatatgaatgacGTTTACGCATTATCACGTGCATTGGTAATtggcatacatttataaatgtgtatttggtgctgtggacgcacaggtaagtgccaggtaagcggtattcatgtggttatgcattcctgtttattatgcaatagtagtctgaaatgcttagagagctcataatctgcacccccggtgttagtgctcccgcccagagaggggcagagtccttcacgtgtatgttcaccagcaccacacgctcgccttggatccaagttaggtgcaagccttgtcgtacagaccacattaggtggctccgactcgtaggtgacccgcgattattcgcacagtcttcacgtgatcgtagcactagagcgtatatattacacccagtcttgtcgtacagaccacgttaggtggctccgacttgtgtgcagattcagatattgagttgagattggagctctatatgcagcggtacatgtcacgttaggtgactcccggctgccagattatgttattgatgtgaattacgcttgagcatttatatttgattatgagattttgttgtggcatattctcaagcatgaatggcatattatggagcatgaatggcatatcatggagcatgattgacatatctatacatacgtatatatgttcattttctgggaagtatacaggttttacggcgaggggttagattgtgttttgctaaagagttttcaaagaactttgtttttgcccactcacgcttttgtttttgcgcccctccaggttctagtggtctagaaggttcggtggttttccccagagggcgtcccggcaatttctgacagacactcaccattgtagggtcaccttcgggtgtacatatgtcgtatcttttccttttggactgttgtagacttgctctgaattgtgtctcacatacactagtactttgtatgttattaggtttttaactaTTCGTactttatattaccttcttaattagcttccgcacgcgcacatggttacgtcaccttcgtgtgacggccagcacgccctgatctcggtcggggtgtgtcagtgaCGGATATccgtttggtttttttttttttaagaaaaactaatgacaATAAttgaaaaactttgagttttaacgataaggacaaaataaatggtaaaatgaatagtatcagaattgattttttaggataacaatatggtttttcgttaaagtaaacagtatcggaagcttttcgttaaaattttttttttttttttatggacaGCGACAATAATGgcaaaatcttatttaattaAGTGGAATTAGTTGTATGAATTCTTGAACGCCACTGTGTTTAAGTTTGCGTTAAGTTTTCTGTTAGCTTTAAGTACTTCATGTCTTTTCCTAAACTCTCTTTTCAAATCTTCATGGGTCTTCCTTTATAGCTTTTGCCCTGAGTCTCTGTCTTATATTCACATTTTCTACCCGAAACATCTCTTGGTCTTCGTTTCACATATTCAAATCACCTTAACCggttttctctcatcttatcttcaattgcgaCCACTCGTGCTTTACCTTGGATATCCTCGTTTTTAATCATGTTCTTTCTTGTGtacccacacatccaacgaagcattctcatcttcgCTACACTCATCCTTTTTGCACGTGTTGATGCTTGACCGCCCGACATTCCATGTCGCAAAGCATGCCGGCTTTATTGTCATCCtacaaaattttcccttgaacTTTAGAGGCATACGACAGTCGTGCAAACACCCAAtacactcttccacttcatccgtCCAACTTATATTCTATAGTTGAGATCTTATCCAATTTTccattcttttgcaagatagatccagAATAACGAAAGCATTCCCTATTAGGTACTTCCTGATTTCGTTCGGCtttctcaataaaaaaaataataaatacttGAGGAAATGATTTCCGCAATCCATCAATGGATAAGAACTCTACCTGATGCAAAAGATACTAAATAACCTCTCTAAAGCAAAAggcatttttcaatatttatttacAAACTCAGGTTTGAAGGGGAAAGTTGGAATATTAAGTAAGAAAAAGCGTGATATACAAATACAAGCTTGGTCCTACTCGTCAGGGCCAAAGTTCTCTCTTCCTTGGACTACAATACAACCGAGTGAATAATTGCGGAATTTGAACACACACGAAAACCTCTACTCTAGAGAAGTACCACTCTGGCcaacataaaatataaataccCGAAATCAAGTAAACGCAGTTGGTTGAGGTTCGTAATTCAGAGACCGAGCGCACTTGGTAACGCTTATGGAAAGAAGTAGACCTTAAAGAAGATTGCCAGGGCCAGTTGCAAGAGAAATGCAGCAACCACCACAAGTGAAAAATCACTCCCCTCCATATTGGACCTGAGATTGAAGGCAACAAAGCAAGCAGAATACCCACCAACGAGAACTATAATGATCCACCGAAGAGCCTCAACTGGGATAAGCAGCAGAAACTGAAAATGTTCCCGGAAAATAAGTATCAGATGATGGAATAATAGAATGAATGATAATATTAATAATGTTCCGGCTAAAACACAACGTTCTGCCTGAAAATGAATACAAACATGTGGCCTGGCAGGAAAGAAAAGTCCCTGCCGAACATCATTTCCCTGAGTGTCAATTAACTAGCATTCAATAATCCCCAAGAACCGGGAACATGAAACATTTTACCCTAAACAGATATTTATTTCCCCTCAATTTGAGCTTAAAAGATAGTACTTGGATGAGTCCAGTTCAGCACATAAATATTTGAATGTATTGAGAGCAACTCATCCAAAAGAAGATTACTTATTTCTGCTTTTGGCCTTTCAATGATTATCAATATTCAAATGGAGAGTCAAGAAAGGGGGAAATGgcaaaacacaaaaactgaCATAAAGGCAGAGGAGGCAAGTACTTACAGAGGCGGCAACGAAAATGAAGAGAGAGTATCCCCACATACACCAATACCGAACTAGGCTGGCATTTGTGGTGCCCAGATACTGTATCAAGAAATAGAATGCCAATGGCACCAAAATTGCATAACCGTAGACTGAATAGGCTGCCAAACTCATATAACTGACATTAAACACCCAAGAGGTACTGCTATCTGTGCGCTTGTCCATGAGGTAGGTGGCACAGTTACCAAGTGCAGCAAGCACAAACACCAACGTAGTGGAAATCCAGATTAGCCCATATCTACACATTACAGAAACTCATGCAAAGAAAGCCAAATGTTAGATGCTCACGTTTACATATTGCTGTGCACAGATAAAGAACATACTGCCTTAGTATTAGCCTTTTTCACAAGTAGCTAGATTTCCTTCTTGTGATTAACATAAATTTTGCAGATGAGACGATGCAAACctaaaaatcaaaatccaacctTACGATGTTACAGAAGAGGACATTGTGTATGTATTTCTCAATATTTTTTATGCACAATATGACATAATCTTACCAGCTATTTAATCTGAATAAAGCATAAAGGTGAGAGCGAACTCTAGTCAAAAGTCCACATGAGAATATCAAACTCTTCAACTGAAACTGAGGATCatgattctttcttttctttttttagtaaTGAAATAACATGTacataaaagaaacaaaaggaaaaaagggaaataaagACCAGAAACTCACAGATCAGGGTTGGCATCAATTTTGCTGAAAAAATCTCCAGTATGGGGATATAAAGAACTAAGCAATCTGGTTAAGATAACGTCTGTATCCACATTGAAGTATTGTGTGTATGATGCGATATTAAATACTCCCCTCCAGTTGTTTGCTGGTTGTTGCTCAAATGTTTCTGCATGGATAGACAGAACGAGAGATCATGAGATACAAAGCAAATAAAGTAGCAGATTAAATAAACatagaaagagaagaaaatcc contains the following coding sequences:
- the LOC137734780 gene encoding uncharacterized protein; its protein translation is MDESYAGLATSHLLGSVPAVTENKEKNTTSYEAPKANLQIFPPNSNGGGKGGGYQTVGSTSETFEQQPANNWRGVFNIASYTQYFNVDTDVILTRLLSSLYPHTGDFFSKIDANPDLYGLIWISTTLVFVLAALGNCATYLMDKRTDSSTSWVFNVSYMSLAAYSVYGYAILVPLAFYFLIQYLGTTNASLVRYWCMWGYSLFIFVAASFLLLIPVEALRWIIIVLVGGYSACFVAFNLRSNMEGSDFSLVVVAAFLLQLALAIFFKVYFFP